The genomic window GCTTGTTTCGTCAAAAGTTGCAGTTTCGCTGGTGCCGTAGTGGCCAATTGCTGAAGTGCTGACCAACACTTGTGGTTTCCGCTGAGCTTGAGCAATGGCTTCAACCAAGCGCTGGGTACCAAGTTGTCGGCTCTCTAGAATCTCCCGCTTAGACTCAGCTGTCCAACGGGCGCCGAACAGAGGTTCACCAGCTAAGTTAACAACCCCATCACAGCCATCCAGGCTGCGCTGCCACTCGCCTCCCGCTTTAGGCGTGTAGGTGATAATTTCTAAATTGGCAAACTTACTGCTTGGAAACAGCTGTCGAGCTCGCTCAGGATTGCGAACTAGCAGGAGCACTTGATGACCCTGTTGCTGCAGACGTTCCACAAGACGACTGCCAACCAGGCCAGTTCCACCGGTCACAGCAACTTTCATTGGCTGGTTCCTTCCGGGGTTGAACCCCTGTAGCTTAAGCCGTTTGCCTCGGCATATCGATTCATAAAGCGCATAAAACGGTCCCAATGCTCATCGCTGATCTCAAAGCGGCAATCCATGCGCTGCAATTGGTCGCCTTCTTCGCCGCCAAAGCGAAACTGTACAGAAGAGGGTTCAACCTCAATCTCGCCCTCGACGTCAAGCAGGCGCATGGTGTTAGTGGAGGCGTGAGTGAAGCTGTTCAGCCTCTCCAACGCCTGCAGTTTCTCAAAGGTCATGAGCACGGTGCGCTCGCCAGTACGATTTGAACGTCGTAGGCTAACGCCACTGAGTTCTTCGTTTAAGCCGCTGAAGAACTGGATGACTGCAGATGCCGTGCTATCCACCATCAAAAATCCTTAAGGGCACTCAGGAATCTTAACATTTTGTTGCGAACTTACTGAGGACCTTTGAGGCAAGTTTTAAGGACGGACAGTAACTGGGACGCCAATTTGAACTTGAGCGAACAACTCAGCAACGTCTCGGTTATGCATCCGCAAGCAGCCATGCGAGACAGGCAGGCCCACGGACTCAGGCCGGTTGGTACCGTGGAAGCCAATCCAGTTGGTGCCATCGGTCCAGAAGCCAATCCAATGGCGTCCTAAAGGATTAGCTGGGTCACCGCCTCGAATGACTGCCCCAGTCATAGGGTTCATCCAATCGGGGTTGTGGACGATTTGGGCTACTTGAAAAGTGCCAGTAGGCGTCTCCCACCCCGGGCGTCCTACGGCAATTGGATAACGCTTGACCAGGGAGCTACCTCGGTAAAGGCTGACTCGGCGTTTGCTAACCTCAACTTCCAAACGCAAGGGTTGCTCAACAGGCAGTGTTTCTACTTGAGGGGCAGCTGGTTGAGGGACAGGGGGGTCGATTATGAAGTCGGGCGCAAGCAGACCTGGCGCGAGCACACTGGGTGTGGTGGTCGTAGTTGCGGCTGGTGTCGGAACTGATTGAGCTTGGGCAGCTAAACCAGCTAGCAGAATCGGACCTACAAACAAACTGTGAACAGACCAAGAAAGAGAACGCATGAGTGTCGCAGTGCAGAACCAACGAGCAACAGGGTGAGAATCCCTTGTTAGTCTATGCATACCCCAGCTCAGAAATTCAGGCTGAACGGGACTGCAGTAAGTCAGCTTGTAGATTCAAAATATAGCCCTGGTCCCGTAGATGGCGAATGAGCAGTGGCTGACTGGGCTCATTCTCTAGCTTGCGGCGCAGATGATAAATGTGAACACGCAGCTGGTCTAATTGGGCCGGACGGGGATGCTCCCAGATGCGTTCAGCCAGCTGGCTAGATGTCAGAGGCATGCCTTGGGCTTCTAGAAGAACAGAGAGGAGCCGGAATTCCAGAGCAGAGAGCAACACTGGTGTCTGGTCGCGGATCTGCACAGTCGAGGAGATCGCATCTAGCCGCAAGTTTGGTCCTACAGGGCGCAGGCGGCTAGACCGCCGGATAGCAACCCGGATTCGAGCCTCTAACTCGGCTGGATCGATAGGCAAACGCAAATAGTCATCGGCGCGGGTCAGTAGTTCGACAACCCGCGGTATTGACAGGTCTGGCCCAACCAGCAAAATTGGCAGATCTTGAAGAAAATCTACCTGGCGACAGCGCTCTGCCAAACTATAGCCATCAAATGGCTCCAAACACTCCACATCGGCAATTAAGACTTGAGCCTTACCCGAAAGCAGGAGTTGCCAAGCAAGCTTGGCATTGGTCTGCATGATCGTCTGCCAGTTGTGCTCGTGTAACCAGATACGGGTCTTCTGATTCCAGGGCGAGCGGTCACTGGCAATTAGAATCGTCAACATGATTTCTAAGCTCCAGCCAGGGTATCGGGTGTAAAGTCAGCCCCTGACCCCTGCACTGAAGCTTTCCCCAGAACGGTAGCCTATTCCCATCCACGCAGGTTCCCTAGCTGGAATGCTCAGCAGGATGTACTAGTACTGCGTAAAGTGCCAAAGCAAAGTAGCTTTCTGGCTCACTGCAAACAATCGCTCTTGTAGCTAGCTAAGCGACTAGATGCTAATGACGGCTATCAGATTTGTGGCAGACTACTCAGGCTACTCAAATCTCCTGAAGTTAAGACGTAGAGTGGGGGAGGGAAAATGAGTGAGCTGCTCCTGGGGTGCGGCTTTGCGTTGCTAATACTGGGCATTGCACTGGGTTTAAATGTGCTGCTCAATCAGGTGTGGCGAACACTAGAGCGCTACACCGAAGCACAGGTTGCATTACCAACCCGACGCTACCTGGAACTGGCAGAGGATATTATCATCTGGCTGTTGCGAGTGAACTTGTGGTCGGTTGCTCTAGCAACGGCAGCGGCTCAAGTGCCGCCGCTACGTCCAGCTCGCGCTCGGGTCTTGCAAGTTTTGGCGGAACTGGTCAATCAAGCCTGGGGAGTTCTTACCTATGACTTCTCGGTTGGCAAGGATACTAGCGTCTCAATCCTGTCACTACTGGCTCTAGTTCTCCTCGCTTTAGTCGTTTTTGTTAGCTCCCGCTTTTTGAGCGACCTAGTCCGCGATCGCTTCCTTAATCGCCTTGGTTTGGAACGGGGAACGCAAGAGGCGGCGGCTACAGTCCTCAGATATCTGCTCACGGTGTTGGGTCTGACCGTGCTCTTACCCAGCCTAGGCATTAACCTGAGTTCTCTAGCCTTGCTAGCGGGAACCGTTGGTATCGGGATTGGCCTGGGGTTGCAGAGCATCAGTGCCAACTTCATTAGTGGCCTGACCTTGTTATTTGAGCGGCCCATTCAAGCTGGGGATCTGATTGAGGTCGATGGTCGTCTGGGGACGGTAGAGCGGATCAGCGTGCGCGCGACAACCATTCGCACCCCCGATAATGTTTCAGTGATCGTTCCCAACTCCCGCTTCACTGAGTCGCAGGTAGTCAACTGGAGCCATCGCAACCCTACTTGTCGTATCCATATCCCGGTTGGTGTTGCCTACGGTTCTGATACTCGACAGGTAGAAGCGGTACTTCTGAAAGTCGCTCAGGGCCACGATCAAGTTCTCAAGCATCCTGTACCTCAAGCCTGGTTACGCTCCTTTGGTGATAGTGCTCTTAATTTCGAGTTGCTGGTTTGGATTTACAACCCTCAGGATCAGTTCCGCATGATCAGCGATCTCAATTACGCCATTGACCAAGCCTTCGCCGAGGCTGGGATTCAAATTCCCTTCCCGCAGCGCGACCTCAATATCCGGAGCTTGAAGCTAAGTGAAGAAGGGAACCTAAGTGCAAATAGCTTGGAGACGGCAGGTGGATTGGAAAGTGAGCCGCTCAGTTAGTAAGAGTTGCTCCAGCCGCAACCTAGAGCACAAACGCTAGGATCAGTGGAATGCTTCTGTCTTCTAGCCAAGAATTTCTGGCCCTTTGTCAGGCCCAGATCTCACTCCTGACTCGTAGTCTGGGGGCAACTGCGAGTGCAGTTTATTTGGCTGATCCAGAAGCATCTAATGGTCTGGAGCTGGCGCCTAACCTAATTCAAGTAGTTGCCTATCCTGATGACGAAAGCTTAGATCTGCTGGCAGCACTCAGTCCTCAACACCGGTTGATGGCACCTTCAGACCCCATGACCTCGGCTGATTGGATGCCTCAAGAACTTGAGCCCCTGGCTGAATTAAACCTTGACCCGGATCCCGCAGACGCTGCTGAGCCAATGAGTCTAAGTTGGCAGGGCAGGTTGGTAATACCGCTCGTACATCAAGGTGCAGTGCTGGGCTTTCTAGTGACCCGCCGAGAGGGAAAGCCCTGGGATGAGCCGGAACGAGCTCAAATCGAGCAGGTTGCCAGTACTCTAGCCTTAGCCTGTGTGCTTGACCGACGGGCTCTCTGGCTCAATTTGGAGCAGGAGCAGCAACGGGAGGCCGAAGCAACCCTGCTCCATCAGTTGCGTAATCCTCTGACTGCTCTGCGCACCTTTGCTAAGCTGGTACTGCGGCGACTGAAACCTGACGATAACAACCGCGACTCAATTAACAGCATTCTGCGCGAGAGTGAGCACATTCAGGATTTGCTCACGCAGTTCGAAGCCTCGACTGCATCTTCTGCTCCATCATCGCAGCCTTATTCTCTAGAAGCTTCCCCTAGCCCCCTGGCACTGCCACCAGCCAACACTCTACCTCTCGAACAGTTAGATATAGCCTCAGTGCTCGTGCCTTTACTGGATTCGGCAGCAGCCGTTGCTCAGGAACGTGGGATCGCTCTAAGCTCTCAACTGGTAGGGAATCTGCCTCATATTCGGGCGAATGCTCATGCCCTGCGGGAGGTCTTGGGCAACCTGCTAGACAATGCTTTGAAGTACACCCCTGCTGGCGGGCGAGTCCAGATCTATGCCACTGGTAGCCTTACCAGTGGGGTGGTAATCACGGTGGCAGATGATGGTCCTGGTATCCCTACGACTGATCAGAAGCATATTTTTGAGCGCCACTATCGAGGAGCCCAGCAGGACAGCGAGATCCCTGGTACTGGTCTGGGATTAGCCATCGCGCAGGATTTGAGCACTCAGATAGGCGGCACCTTACAAGTCAAAAGTGTGCCTGGTAAGGGAAGTGCTTTTAGCCTGTGGTTGCCAACTGTAGCTGCTGGCTAAGGGGCATAAAGTGAAGAGTTTGAGCTAGGCACTCCACCCTTAAATGAATCTACAGTCAGGTGCCTGCAATATCTTGAGCTTGGGTCCCTGTACTCTCAGCAGGCAGACAAAGCCCCAAGCATCAAGAGTCCTGAACCCAATGATTGGCTAAGGTTCAGCTGAGCTCTTTTAGACCTTCTTCAGCCAGCTAAACATAGCTCGCAGATCGCTGCCCACTTCCTCAATGGGGTGCTCAGCTTCGCGACGGCGCATGGCTGTGAATCCAGCTTTGCCTGAGATATTCTCCAACACGAACTCACGGGCGAACTGCCCTGTCTGAATTTCACTCAAGATCTTGCGCATCTCAGCTTTGGTGGCATCAGTGACGATGCGTGGACCTCGGGTATAGTCGCCGTACTCAGCTGTGTTAGAGATGCTGTGGCGCATATTGGCCAAGCCACCCTCTACAACTAGGTCTACAATCAACTTCACCTCATGCAGGCACTCGAAGTACGCGAGTTCCGGTTGGTAGCCTGCTTCCACCAGTGTTTCAAAGCCGGCCTTGATTAGAGCGCTCAGACCCCCACAAAGCACCGCTTGCTCACCGAATAGGTCAGTTTCGGTTTCTTCTCGAAAGCTGGTTTCTAGGATGCCAGCACGGGTGCCGCCAACGCCCTTGGCATAGGCCATCGCTCGATCACGCGCTTGTCCAGTGGCGTCCTGATACACAGCAAACAGTGCGGGTACGCCCTGCCCTTGCTCAAAGGTCCGTCGAACCAAGTGGCCTGGACCTTTAGGAGCGACCATCACCACATCGACTTCCTTGGGTGGCAAGATTTGTGCAAAGTGAATGTTGAATCCGTGGGCGAAAGCCAACGTATCCCCAGCTTTGAGATTTGGCTCGATCTCGCTTTTGTAGATACTCTTTTGCACCTCATCTGGTAGCAGGATCATGATGAAGTCAGCTGCTTTAGCGGCTTCAGCAGTGGTATGGACTTTCAAACCTGCTGCCTCTGCTTTTGACCAAGAGGGGCTACCCTCGTAGAGACCTACGATCACATTCAGGCCACTGTCTTTCAAATTCAAGGCATGAGCATGCCCTTGGGAGCCGTAACCCAGAATGGCAATCGTTTTGCCCTCTAGTAAATCCAGATTTGCGTCAGCATCGTAGTACATGCGGGCCATGAGGTCATCTCCTTGGAAGCAGCCAGCTAAGGTGTGCAAGCCCTTCATTCTACTGTTTGTCTGTACTCAGAGCATAGAGATGTCTGACACTAGCACCAGCAACTATAAAGCTTATGAAAAGCCAAAGCCTAATGCAGCCCGTCCAAGATAAAGATGTGCTTTGCAACTCTAGCTTGAGGCTGAGAGTTCCCTGATCAAGGGCTAAAACTGGTGATGGATCAGAAAGGGCCGAGGGCACTCTAATCGAAGAGCCTCAGTAGGGCTTCGTTCCACCACTCCTATACCGAAATGAACTCTAATACCTGGCACAAAATCTGGAAGTTCCTCAACCAACCTCTGTTTGTAAAGCAGCCCAATTCCGCTGAGCGTCCTGATTGGCAACAAATTCAGTATCTTGAGCGCTGCTGGCTTCGAACTGTTTCCGACCCTAAAACTAAGCAGTGAAAATATAGTTCAATTTGCAATTCTCGACATTTTTTAGAGAGCCTGACAGGCAGATTTAATCCTCCCAGTCCGCCTCTATTTACTGGGAGGAGCTGTTATTTCAAAGCTCCCAAAACAGGTTTATACGCTTTGAATCCAAACATCTAGGTCGGGAATAGCTGACTCAGATTCAGTATGTAACCACAGCCAATATTCCCGATTGCCTGCCGGTCCCTCCAAGGGAGATAGAGCTACACCTCGATAGCACCAGCCCAGTTCTTGCGCTCGACTAAGCACCTTGCGAATCGCTTGAGCTTGGACTTGCCGATCGCGTACAACGCCATTTTTACCCACCTGACTTCGGCCAGCTTCGAATTGGGGTTTCACGAGTAGCAGTAGTTCACGGGGAGCCACTAAGAGTCCCCACAACGCTTCTAAAACTTGCGTGAGCGAGATGAAAGACACATCAACCACCCCTAGGCCAGGTCGGGGGGCTTCTGAGTTATACAACTCCTCTGGTTTGAGGTAGCGCAGGTTAGTACGCTCCCGCAGAATCACGCGTGGGTCAGTCCGCA from Leptolyngbya sp. FACHB-261 includes these protein-coding regions:
- the psb28 gene encoding photosystem II reaction center protein Psb28, whose translation is MVDSTASAVIQFFSGLNEELSGVSLRRSNRTGERTVLMTFEKLQALERLNSFTHASTNTMRLLDVEGEIEVEPSSVQFRFGGEEGDQLQRMDCRFEISDEHWDRFMRFMNRYAEANGLSYRGSTPEGTSQ
- a CDS encoding L,D-transpeptidase; translation: MRSLSWSVHSLFVGPILLAGLAAQAQSVPTPAATTTTTPSVLAPGLLAPDFIIDPPVPQPAAPQVETLPVEQPLRLEVEVSKRRVSLYRGSSLVKRYPIAVGRPGWETPTGTFQVAQIVHNPDWMNPMTGAVIRGGDPANPLGRHWIGFWTDGTNWIGFHGTNRPESVGLPVSHGCLRMHNRDVAELFAQVQIGVPVTVRP
- a CDS encoding response regulator transcription factor, translated to MLTILIASDRSPWNQKTRIWLHEHNWQTIMQTNAKLAWQLLLSGKAQVLIADVECLEPFDGYSLAERCRQVDFLQDLPILLVGPDLSIPRVVELLTRADDYLRLPIDPAELEARIRVAIRRSSRLRPVGPNLRLDAISSTVQIRDQTPVLLSALEFRLLSVLLEAQGMPLTSSQLAERIWEHPRPAQLDQLRVHIYHLRRKLENEPSQPLLIRHLRDQGYILNLQADLLQSRSA
- a CDS encoding mechanosensitive ion channel family protein, with product MSELLLGCGFALLILGIALGLNVLLNQVWRTLERYTEAQVALPTRRYLELAEDIIIWLLRVNLWSVALATAAAQVPPLRPARARVLQVLAELVNQAWGVLTYDFSVGKDTSVSILSLLALVLLALVVFVSSRFLSDLVRDRFLNRLGLERGTQEAAATVLRYLLTVLGLTVLLPSLGINLSSLALLAGTVGIGIGLGLQSISANFISGLTLLFERPIQAGDLIEVDGRLGTVERISVRATTIRTPDNVSVIVPNSRFTESQVVNWSHRNPTCRIHIPVGVAYGSDTRQVEAVLLKVAQGHDQVLKHPVPQAWLRSFGDSALNFELLVWIYNPQDQFRMISDLNYAIDQAFAEAGIQIPFPQRDLNIRSLKLSEEGNLSANSLETAGGLESEPLS
- a CDS encoding cell wall metabolism sensor histidine kinase WalK encodes the protein MLLSSSQEFLALCQAQISLLTRSLGATASAVYLADPEASNGLELAPNLIQVVAYPDDESLDLLAALSPQHRLMAPSDPMTSADWMPQELEPLAELNLDPDPADAAEPMSLSWQGRLVIPLVHQGAVLGFLVTRREGKPWDEPERAQIEQVASTLALACVLDRRALWLNLEQEQQREAEATLLHQLRNPLTALRTFAKLVLRRLKPDDNNRDSINSILRESEHIQDLLTQFEASTASSAPSSQPYSLEASPSPLALPPANTLPLEQLDIASVLVPLLDSAAAVAQERGIALSSQLVGNLPHIRANAHALREVLGNLLDNALKYTPAGGRVQIYATGSLTSGVVITVADDGPGIPTTDQKHIFERHYRGAQQDSEIPGTGLGLAIAQDLSTQIGGTLQVKSVPGKGSAFSLWLPTVAAG
- the ilvC gene encoding ketol-acid reductoisomerase, giving the protein MARMYYDADANLDLLEGKTIAILGYGSQGHAHALNLKDSGLNVIVGLYEGSPSWSKAEAAGLKVHTTAEAAKAADFIMILLPDEVQKSIYKSEIEPNLKAGDTLAFAHGFNIHFAQILPPKEVDVVMVAPKGPGHLVRRTFEQGQGVPALFAVYQDATGQARDRAMAYAKGVGGTRAGILETSFREETETDLFGEQAVLCGGLSALIKAGFETLVEAGYQPELAYFECLHEVKLIVDLVVEGGLANMRHSISNTAEYGDYTRGPRIVTDATKAEMRKILSEIQTGQFAREFVLENISGKAGFTAMRRREAEHPIEEVGSDLRAMFSWLKKV
- a CDS encoding TlyA family RNA methyltransferase; amino-acid sequence: MAKKRLDALIVDLGLLPSRQQAQRVIRAGEVRVNQSVVDKPGTEVDEAAQIEVRQPPPFVSRGGEKLLGALQAFAVLIPGRICLDGGISTGGFTDCLLQHGAAQVYGVDVGYGQVAWSLRTDPRVILRERTNLRYLKPEELYNSEAPRPGLGVVDVSFISLTQVLEALWGLLVAPRELLLLVKPQFEAGRSQVGKNGVVRDRQVQAQAIRKVLSRAQELGWCYRGVALSPLEGPAGNREYWLWLHTESESAIPDLDVWIQSV